One Ferviditalea candida genomic region harbors:
- a CDS encoding MBL fold metallo-hydrolase has product MRLLQAQTVYQLTFMPRFFPVNCYFVEEEDGFTLIDAALPNSAQAILQAARQIGKPIMRIVLTHAHYDHVGALDALKQALPEAAVHISKRDARLLAGDRTLEPGEPSTRIRGGVPAQLKTRADILLQEGDRIGSLSAMAAPGHTPGSMAFLDIRNGSLIAGDAFQTRGGIAVSGQIRPWFPFPAMATWNKEKALESARKLRDISPSLLAVGHGDWLEQPGQMMDRAIADANRNLARHNNLQRS; this is encoded by the coding sequence ATGAGATTGCTTCAAGCACAAACGGTTTATCAGCTCACCTTTATGCCGAGGTTTTTCCCGGTGAACTGTTACTTTGTCGAGGAGGAGGATGGTTTCACGTTGATCGATGCGGCATTGCCCAATAGCGCTCAAGCGATTTTGCAGGCGGCCCGGCAGATCGGGAAACCGATAATGCGCATCGTTTTGACTCATGCCCACTATGATCACGTCGGTGCGCTCGATGCGCTCAAACAGGCATTGCCGGAGGCGGCGGTTCATATCTCCAAGCGGGACGCCCGGTTGCTGGCCGGGGATCGCACCTTGGAGCCAGGCGAACCGTCCACCAGAATACGCGGCGGCGTTCCCGCTCAATTAAAGACACGGGCGGACATCCTGCTTCAGGAGGGCGACCGGATTGGTTCGTTGTCAGCGATGGCGGCTCCCGGACACACGCCGGGATCGATGGCGTTTCTCGACATCCGGAACGGATCGTTAATTGCCGGCGACGCTTTTCAAACCCGGGGAGGAATCGCCGTTTCCGGACAGATCCGGCCGTGGTTCCCTTTCCCCGCTATGGCCACATGGAATAAAGAGAAGGCGCTGGAAAGCGCGCGAAAGCTGCGGGATATAAGTCCCTCGCTGCTTGCCGTGGGGCACGGAGATTGGCTTGAGCAGCCGGGTCAAATGATGGATCGGGCAATAGCCGACGCAAACCGGAATCTCGCACGACACAACAACTTGCAAAGGAGCTGA
- a CDS encoding TetR/AcrR family transcriptional regulator, with protein sequence MARAGLDQQIVLLAAAEIADVQGLDEVTLATLAQKLGVRTPSLYNHVSGLPGIRKQLSIYGMNRLTDTLARAAAGQTKDDAVRSLARAYLGFVREHPGLYEATHRLPDLEDEQVKAAAEGTVNVVLGVLQGYGLEGAAAIHTIRGLRSLLHGFASIEQQGGFGMPLDLDTSFRLLIDTFLAGIHSLYAKI encoded by the coding sequence ATGGCGCGAGCAGGCCTGGATCAACAAATCGTTTTACTGGCCGCTGCAGAAATTGCCGACGTCCAGGGATTGGATGAGGTGACATTGGCTACACTTGCCCAAAAGCTGGGGGTTCGCACACCTTCGCTGTATAACCATGTGAGCGGATTGCCCGGAATCCGCAAACAGCTTTCAATCTATGGGATGAACCGGCTCACGGATACGCTGGCCAGGGCCGCCGCCGGTCAAACAAAGGATGATGCCGTACGCTCGCTTGCAAGAGCTTATCTTGGCTTTGTCCGGGAGCATCCCGGATTGTATGAGGCGACCCACCGGTTGCCTGATCTGGAGGATGAGCAGGTGAAGGCTGCGGCCGAAGGAACGGTGAATGTCGTTCTTGGCGTTCTGCAAGGTTACGGACTTGAAGGTGCAGCGGCCATTCATACGATACGCGGGCTTCGCAGCCTTCTGCACGGCTTTGCATCCATCGAGCAGCAGGGCGGCTTTGGGATGCCGCTGGATTTGGATACAAGCTTTCGGCTGCTCATCGATACTTTTCTTGCGGGAATTCATTCGCTTTATGCGAAGATTTGA
- a CDS encoding SDR family oxidoreductase, translating into MGSKLAGKVALVTGASRGIGRNIAEELARNGAKVVINYASSRDKAEEVVAGIKKDGGEAIAVQADIGRVSEVERLFQTALEAYGQIDVLVNNAGAMLTKPIVDVTEEDFDRLFATNVKGTYFACQQAAKHMGRNGRIINFSTSVNGHMFPAYSVYAGTKGAVEHFTRQLSKELGPKGITINAVAPGPVNTELFRTGKTEEQIKHVGQMNAFGRLAETDDIASVVVFLAGEESKWITGQTLRVNGGFI; encoded by the coding sequence ATGGGCAGCAAGCTTGCGGGAAAAGTGGCTTTGGTAACAGGCGCATCCAGAGGGATCGGGCGCAATATCGCGGAGGAGCTCGCACGAAACGGGGCAAAGGTCGTGATTAACTACGCCAGCAGTCGGGATAAAGCCGAAGAAGTCGTTGCCGGAATCAAGAAGGACGGCGGAGAAGCGATAGCCGTTCAAGCGGATATCGGCAGGGTGTCCGAAGTGGAGCGGCTGTTTCAAACAGCGTTGGAGGCCTACGGACAAATCGATGTTCTCGTCAATAACGCCGGTGCTATGCTGACTAAACCGATCGTTGACGTGACGGAAGAGGATTTCGACAGGCTGTTTGCGACCAATGTAAAAGGAACCTACTTTGCTTGTCAGCAAGCCGCCAAACACATGGGCCGGAATGGCCGAATCATCAATTTCTCCACTTCGGTCAACGGGCATATGTTTCCTGCTTACAGCGTATACGCAGGCACTAAGGGAGCAGTCGAGCATTTCACCCGGCAGTTGTCGAAGGAGCTGGGCCCCAAGGGAATCACGATCAACGCGGTTGCGCCGGGCCCGGTGAACACGGAGCTGTTCAGAACCGGAAAAACGGAGGAACAAATCAAGCATGTCGGCCAAATGAATGCTTTCGGACGTTTGGCTGAAACCGATGATATTGCGAGCGTTGTGGTGTTTTTGGCCGGCGAGGAGTCAAAGTGGATAACGGGTCAAACCCTCCGCGTGAACGGGGGATTTATTTAA
- a CDS encoding FAD-dependent oxidoreductase — protein MAADVLVAGAGPVGLTMACELARHGISVRIVDKSPSPSTLSKALAIHARSLEILERMVRHVKETRHGRVFLAGDASHIHSPAGGQGMNTGIQDAFNLAWKLALVEGRASGVIGYVSAGTAAGSSIGLAYERYDAQNADRQKRDCTDVEKSAAAVHGE, from the coding sequence ATGGCGGCGGATGTATTGGTGGCGGGAGCGGGCCCCGTTGGATTGACGATGGCCTGCGAGCTTGCCCGGCATGGCATTTCGGTTCGGATTGTCGATAAGTCGCCAAGTCCATCGACGCTTTCCAAGGCGCTTGCCATTCATGCCCGGTCGTTGGAAATTCTTGAACGAATGGTTCGTCATGTGAAAGAGACCCGGCACGGACGCGTGTTTTTGGCGGGGGATGCCTCGCACATTCACAGTCCGGCGGGCGGACAAGGGATGAATACGGGCATCCAGGATGCCTTCAATCTCGCCTGGAAGCTGGCATTAGTCGAAGGCAGAGCCTCTGGCGTTATTGGATACGTATCCGCTGGAACGGCTGCCGGTAGCTCAATCGGTCTTGCGTATGAGCGATACGATGCTCAAAATGCTGACCGTCAAAAACGGGATTGCACAGACGTTGAGAAATCAGCTGCTGCCGTTCATGGTGAATAA